One Macrobrachium rosenbergii isolate ZJJX-2024 chromosome 10, ASM4041242v1, whole genome shotgun sequence DNA window includes the following coding sequences:
- the LOC136842995 gene encoding uncharacterized protein: MEATYVESQKGRKKLCLNGYLYIKDKGVNNKIYWKCEMCKKFKCSARAITIDDNIEKESGDHNHAGDGAKVEAARVQEKVREDAINSRDTPHYIVSCASKGVSGAVAVKLPSISNMKRNIRNIRAKKNDVPALPDCQDLIIPEEFTKTHKGELFLMYDSGPTNDRILIFSTQRNLDLLARSRNWFADGTFKTVPSIFFQLYTIHGVHSGSIIPLVYALLPNKTQETYKRFLQIVKEKIPTFEPATIMIDFELAMIRAIEHEFPRTKCRGCFFHFCKSIYRKIQENGFKVRYDTDAEFAIQVRLLFALAFVPVFKVEETFEYLIENEVFPVEIQSVVDSFEDTWIGRPHRNNRRRAPFFKHELWNCFDYVKEEMPKTNNAVEGWHYGFEQQLSACHPSIWKFIQGLQREQSLQELRIEQYLGGVGIPVRKKKYRDCAKRLQTIVINYDEERPVEEYLRSVAYNISF; this comes from the coding sequence ATGGAAGCAACGTATGTTGAGAgtcaaaagggaaggaagaaattatgtttaaatggatatttatatatcaagGACAAAggagtaaataacaaaatttattggaaatgtgaaatgtgcaagaaatttaaatgttcTGCTCGTGCTATCACCATCGAtgataatatagaaaaagagagtGGTGACCACAATCATGCAGGAGATGGGGCTAAAGTCGAAGCTGCGAGAGTccaagaaaaagtgagagaggatGCAATCAATAGTCGGGATACACCCCATTATATAGTGTCTTGTGCTTCAAAGGGGGTAAGTGGGGCTGTTGCGGTGAAACTCCCATCAATATCAAATATGAAGAGGAATATACGCAATATACGAGCTAAGAAAAATGATGTCCCTGCTTTGCCCGATTGCCAAGATCTTATCATCCCGGAAGAATTTACCAAAACTCACAAAGGAGAACTGTTTCTTATGTATGATTCGGGTCCCACAAATGATCGTATATTGATTTTTTCGACACAGAGAAACCTCGATTTACTAGCACGCTCAAGAAACTGGTTCGCTGATGGTACCTTTAAGACggtaccttcaattttttttcagttgtatacAATACATGGTGTGCATTCAGGAAGTATCATACCCCTCGTTTATGCACTATTACCGAACAAAACTCAAGAGACCTACAAAAGATTCCTGcagattgtaaaagaaaaaatcccaacATTTGAGCCAGCCACAATAATGATAGACTTTGAATTGGCCATGATTAGAGCTATAGAGCATGAATTTCCAAGGACAAAATGCCGtggttgtttttttcatttttgtaaatccaTTTATcgcaaaattcaagaaaatggcttCAAAGTACGGTACGACACCGATGCTGAATTTGCTATTCAGGTTCGCCTGTTATTTGCATTAGCATTTGTACCAGTTTTCAAGGTCGAagaaacatttgaatatttaattgaaaatgaagtttttcccGTTGAAATTCAAAGTGTGGTTGACTCTTTTGAAGATACATGGATCGGGCGGCCGCATAGAAATAACCGTAGACGTGCTCCTTTCTTTAAACATGAATTATGGAACTGTTTTGATTATGTCAAGGAAGAAATGCCCAAGACGAACAATGCAGTCGAGGGCTGGCATTACGGTTTCGAACAGCAATTAAGTGCTTGTCATCCATCCATCTGGAAATTTATACAAGGATTACAACGAGAACAAAGTCTACAGGAGCTACGAATTGAACAATATTTGGGAGGTGTTGGTATTCCTGTGCGCAAAAAGAAGTATCGTGACTGTGCAAAAAGGTTACAAACCATTGTAATAAATTATGACGAAGAGAGGCCTGTCGAAGAATATCTACGAAGTGTAGCatacaacatttcattttga